The Capsicum annuum cultivar UCD-10X-F1 chromosome 3, UCD10Xv1.1, whole genome shotgun sequence genomic sequence GGCTACCAGCAGAGCCAGCAACATAACATCCAAGTAATTTAGCATACTGTCCTACTAAATGTCCTATTGAACCAGAAGCAGCAAACACTAAAACTTTCTCCCCTGGCTTCGGCTTGCACACTTTGAAGAATCCACCATAGGCAGCAAGTCCGCTGAATCCCAAAACTCCAACATGGTAAGACAAAGGAAACGCCAGACTAGGATCCAACTTATTCAACAGGGAACCTTCCTTTACTATACTGTACTCTCCCCAGGTAAGAAAGCCTGCTTCCAAATCATCTTTCTTGAAGTCGGGCCGATGAGAAACCAACATTCTTCCTACACCATAAGTGTCAATGACCTCTCCAGGAGTAATGGCATTTGCATATCTTATCGATGTTTGTGATGAACTTTGGCTCTTCATCCAGTTTATCTGATAGGGATCAATTGATA encodes the following:
- the LOC107864294 gene encoding NADP-dependent alkenal double bond reductase P2, with amino-acid sequence MEVKNKYAAIKANINGAPEESDFEIKVENLSLIVEPESKVVVVKNLFVSIDPYQINWMKSQSSSQTSIRYANAITPGEVIDTYGVGRMLVSHRPDFKKDDLEAGFLTWGEYSIVKEGSLLNKLDPSLAFPLSYHVGVLGFSGLAAYGGFFKVCKPKPGEKVLVFAASGSIGHLVGQYAKLLGCYVAGSAGSQEKVNFLKEKLGFDDAFNYKLEANLKSALKRCFPKGIDVYVDNVGGKMLETALSNMNSLGRVAICGVISE